Proteins co-encoded in one Flavobacteriaceae bacterium MAR_2009_75 genomic window:
- a CDS encoding peptide-methionine (S)-S-oxide reductase, with amino-acid sequence MNNNSLEIATLGGGCFWCVEALLQQIRGVDKVISGYSGGNAPGKPTYKEVCSGLTGHTEVVQVSFDPSEISYKDLLTIFMTSHDPTTLNQQGGDIGTQYRSVIYFHTATQKETAEAVIKELAPYFDNPIVTEISAAETFHEAEAYHQDYYRNNTTQGYCNAVITPKLAKLRKAHSNKLKIVST; translated from the coding sequence ATGAACAATAATAGTTTGGAAATCGCCACACTTGGTGGCGGATGTTTTTGGTGCGTTGAGGCTCTACTTCAACAAATCAGAGGGGTAGATAAAGTAATATCGGGTTACAGTGGTGGAAACGCTCCTGGAAAGCCTACGTATAAAGAAGTTTGTTCTGGGCTCACCGGACATACGGAAGTCGTTCAAGTCAGTTTCGACCCAAGTGAAATTTCGTACAAAGACCTATTGACCATTTTTATGACCAGTCACGACCCAACTACATTAAATCAACAAGGTGGTGATATCGGAACCCAATACCGTTCTGTAATTTATTTTCATACCGCAACTCAAAAAGAAACGGCAGAAGCAGTTATCAAAGAACTGGCACCTTACTTCGACAATCCCATAGTTACTGAAATAAGTGCTGCTGAAACTTTTCACGAGGCTGAAGCGTACCACCAAGACTATTATCGAAATAACACGACCCAGGGGTACTGTAATGCCGTAATTACACCTAAATTGGCAAAGCTACGCAAAGCACATTCGAACAAGTTGAAAATCGTTTCTACTTAG
- a CDS encoding rod shape-determining protein MreC: MQQIINFIIRYKNFLLYIFLMIISLGFTIQSHSYHQSRFFNSSNWITGNILDTSNDVSTYFGLDQENQKLIDENKRLRNLLFNNNLRDTLTLDSVQRTYTITTGKVIKNSFAHPRNYITIDQGERDSVKPDMGVITSKGILGIVENTSKNFATVQSILNEKSNINAKIKNTDHFGSLIWDMKRFDVVQLVDIPRLVPLTIGDTIVTGGMSSIFPEGIPIGTIRKFDLNTSKSFYSIDITLFNDMTNIKNVYIVNNAFREEILELQNETQTDDK; encoded by the coding sequence ATGCAGCAGATCATCAATTTTATCATTCGATATAAGAACTTTCTTCTTTATATCTTCTTGATGATCATATCTTTGGGTTTCACCATACAATCCCATTCATATCATCAATCCCGTTTTTTCAATTCTTCAAATTGGATAACTGGAAATATTTTGGACACTTCCAATGATGTCTCAACCTATTTTGGTCTCGATCAAGAGAACCAAAAACTCATTGATGAAAATAAAAGGCTGCGAAACCTTCTTTTTAATAATAACCTCAGAGATACTTTAACCTTAGATTCCGTACAAAGAACTTATACCATTACCACCGGCAAGGTTATAAAGAATAGTTTTGCCCACCCTCGTAATTATATAACCATTGACCAAGGGGAACGTGATAGCGTAAAACCCGACATGGGTGTAATAACTAGTAAGGGAATTCTAGGCATCGTAGAAAACACTTCAAAAAACTTTGCCACGGTTCAGAGTATTCTCAATGAAAAATCGAACATCAACGCCAAAATTAAAAATACAGACCATTTCGGTTCTTTAATTTGGGATATGAAACGATTCGACGTAGTGCAATTGGTAGATATTCCACGATTGGTACCGTTAACCATAGGAGACACTATAGTTACGGGCGGCATGAGCAGTATTTTCCCAGAAGGCATACCGATCGGCACCATTCGCAAGTTTGATCTAAATACCTCTAAGAGTTTTTATAGTATCGACATCACTTTATTCAACGATATGACCAATATTAAAAATGTATATATCGTGAATAACGCATTTCGTGAAGAAATACTAGAATTGCAAAACGAGACCCAGACCGATGATAAGTAA
- a CDS encoding GAF domain-containing protein, with product MLTELRPKALEILRSQKTIEEKQQELCSFLQVSVPHYDWVGFYFKNGDKDELKLGPYAGEPTDHTIIPFGKGICGQVAVSNQNFVVPDVTAQDNYIACSITVKAEIVVPLFVNGENVGQIDIDSNTPDPFSQEDERFLEFINSEVAKLIESKY from the coding sequence ATGCTTACCGAACTTCGCCCAAAAGCTTTAGAAATATTACGCTCTCAAAAAACAATTGAAGAAAAACAACAAGAACTTTGCAGCTTCTTACAAGTATCTGTTCCCCATTACGACTGGGTAGGTTTTTATTTTAAAAATGGTGATAAAGATGAACTAAAACTCGGCCCTTACGCAGGGGAGCCCACAGACCATACCATAATTCCGTTCGGCAAAGGAATTTGCGGTCAGGTTGCCGTTTCAAACCAAAACTTTGTGGTTCCTGATGTTACAGCGCAAGACAACTATATAGCGTGTAGCATAACCGTCAAGGCTGAAATTGTGGTGCCTTTATTTGTTAATGGGGAGAATGTGGGGCAGATCGACATAGACTCTAATACCCCAGATCCGTTTTCACAAGAAGATGAGCGGTTTTTAGAGTTTATAAATAGTGAAGTGGCGAAGCTAATTGAATCGAAATACTGA
- a CDS encoding endonuclease G, whose protein sequence is MKRKTVYTIILICCIVGFWVFDNFYTPATYSDESQKGLITEIAFDFLPSSTTGAVVNHSHFALSYNEPYEQAEWVAYTLKREHLTNDQRKRPYFIEDPKVKTKSADWRNYKGSGYDRGHLCPAGDRKFSEQAYNETFYTSNISPQDRAFNAGIWNRLEMQVRQWAKQYGDIFVVTGGVLENGLEEIGEEDVDVPHYYYKILARQEGNSTKMLGFLFLGKGSTKPLHEFVVAVDEIEQRTGIDFFEKLSDKVEADLESTVDVSGWRFQ, encoded by the coding sequence ATGAAAAGAAAAACTGTATATACTATAATTTTGATTTGTTGTATAGTAGGTTTTTGGGTCTTTGATAATTTCTATACCCCAGCAACCTATTCCGATGAATCTCAGAAAGGCTTAATTACCGAAATTGCTTTTGACTTTTTACCTAGCTCAACTACGGGTGCTGTGGTCAACCATAGTCATTTTGCTCTCTCGTATAATGAGCCTTATGAGCAAGCCGAATGGGTCGCATACACCTTAAAGCGTGAACATCTGACAAACGATCAACGAAAGCGTCCATACTTCATTGAAGATCCTAAGGTAAAGACCAAATCTGCCGATTGGCGCAATTACAAAGGTTCGGGGTACGATAGAGGTCATCTTTGCCCGGCCGGTGACCGTAAATTTTCGGAGCAAGCCTATAATGAGACATTTTATACGAGTAATATAAGCCCACAAGACAGAGCGTTCAATGCTGGAATCTGGAACCGACTTGAAATGCAAGTGCGCCAATGGGCCAAACAATATGGGGATATTTTTGTGGTTACCGGCGGAGTTTTAGAGAACGGACTTGAAGAAATAGGAGAAGAAGATGTAGACGTGCCTCATTATTATTATAAGATTTTGGCTAGACAAGAAGGCAATTCGACAAAAATGCTGGGTTTTTTATTTCTGGGAAAGGGAAGTACAAAACCACTTCATGAATTTGTAGTAGCGGTAGATGAAATCGAGCAAAGAACTGGAATAGACTTCTTTGAAAAGCTTTCCGATAAGGTCGAAGCCGATTTAGAATCAACTGTAGATGTTTCTGGCTGGAGGTTTCAATAG
- a CDS encoding penicillin-binding protein 2, whose amino-acid sequence MKKILLSSIIIIIGITFLGRLSYLQLFSFSPDQVLDDPAIKRVYDYPERGYIYDRNGELLVGNDPAYDVMVIPREVRAIDTLEFCGLLGIDKEKFKKELRKARVYSPRLPSVFVPQLSKEDYAKLQEKMRHYRGFYIQKRSLRYYDTNSAASVLGYISEVNEGDLAKNPYYVQGELTGRTGVEKQYEDILRGRKGVQYIQKDRFNRDIGKYKGGVLDTLPEQGLEINITIDKTIQEYGEKLMQGKRGGIVALEPATGEILAMISGPTYDPALLVGRERSRNYSELYYDSIAKPLYNRAILAEGSPGSPFKTLNALVALQEGVITPNTTVQCYNGFYVGRKKRGCHCGGGLRKLNDGIYNSCNAYFAATFRKIYEKFETTDEGMDVWEEHMKSFGLGQYLGYDLPTGRKGRIPSKEYYDKWYGDNRWAPSYIISNSIGQGEVAVTPIQLANMTAAIANRGHYFTPHILKKVDGKDISIPDFVEPKHTTIDKRHFEPIVQGMADVYEKGTAKWIQIPDVKIAGKTGTVENFTKIDSVRVQLTDHSVFVAFAPVENPKIALAVYIENGYFGGRYAGHIASLLIEKYLKGEITRTDLEKRMLERTLEYEYAKPFTGKEFKINEYDWSQHARKPQEQPSLE is encoded by the coding sequence ATGAAAAAGATTCTGTTATCGTCTATCATCATCATCATAGGTATCACCTTTTTGGGGAGGCTGTCTTATTTGCAACTATTCAGTTTTTCACCTGACCAGGTATTGGATGACCCAGCTATAAAACGTGTTTATGATTATCCTGAACGCGGGTATATTTATGATAGAAACGGTGAATTGCTAGTTGGTAACGATCCTGCATACGATGTAATGGTCATACCTCGAGAGGTTCGCGCAATAGATACTCTTGAGTTTTGTGGTTTGTTGGGCATAGACAAAGAGAAATTCAAAAAAGAACTTAGAAAGGCTCGTGTGTACTCCCCAAGATTACCCTCGGTTTTTGTACCTCAACTCTCTAAAGAAGATTACGCCAAGCTTCAGGAAAAGATGCGACATTATCGTGGCTTCTACATACAAAAGCGATCCCTTAGATATTATGACACCAATAGTGCCGCCAGTGTGCTTGGGTACATTAGTGAAGTTAACGAAGGAGATTTAGCCAAAAACCCATATTACGTGCAAGGTGAGCTTACCGGCCGTACAGGGGTCGAAAAGCAGTACGAAGATATTCTACGGGGCCGTAAAGGAGTTCAATATATTCAGAAAGATCGCTTCAACAGAGATATTGGTAAATATAAAGGAGGAGTATTAGATACTTTGCCCGAACAGGGGCTAGAAATCAATATAACCATAGACAAAACCATTCAAGAGTATGGCGAAAAATTAATGCAGGGCAAACGTGGTGGTATCGTTGCTCTAGAACCTGCAACAGGCGAAATACTTGCCATGATATCTGGGCCTACCTACGACCCTGCCCTCTTGGTCGGTAGAGAACGCTCTCGTAATTATAGCGAATTGTATTATGATTCCATTGCCAAACCTTTGTACAACCGTGCTATTTTAGCAGAGGGCTCGCCCGGTTCGCCGTTCAAAACACTTAACGCCTTAGTGGCTTTGCAAGAAGGGGTAATTACCCCAAACACTACCGTACAATGTTATAATGGTTTTTACGTAGGACGAAAGAAAAGAGGTTGTCACTGCGGTGGGGGTCTAAGAAAACTCAACGACGGAATCTACAATTCGTGCAATGCCTATTTCGCAGCTACTTTTAGAAAAATCTATGAGAAATTCGAAACCACTGATGAAGGAATGGATGTTTGGGAAGAACATATGAAAAGTTTTGGTCTAGGCCAATACCTTGGTTATGACTTACCGACCGGAAGAAAGGGTAGAATACCAAGTAAAGAATATTATGATAAATGGTATGGTGACAATAGATGGGCTCCATCCTATATTATTTCAAACTCCATAGGCCAGGGTGAAGTTGCGGTCACTCCTATACAGCTGGCAAATATGACCGCGGCCATCGCGAATAGAGGACATTATTTCACACCTCATATATTAAAAAAAGTAGATGGCAAAGACATAAGCATACCTGATTTCGTAGAGCCAAAACACACTACTATAGACAAACGGCATTTTGAGCCTATAGTTCAAGGTATGGCCGACGTATACGAGAAAGGTACGGCTAAGTGGATACAGATACCTGATGTAAAAATAGCCGGTAAGACCGGTACTGTTGAAAATTTCACCAAAATTGATAGTGTTCGGGTTCAACTCACCGACCATTCTGTATTTGTGGCCTTTGCCCCAGTTGAAAACCCTAAAATTGCTTTGGCCGTCTATATCGAAAATGGTTACTTCGGGGGGCGCTATGCGGGTCATATTGCATCGTTATTGATTGAAAAATATCTTAAGGGAGAAATAACCAGAACTGATCTTGAAAAACGTATGCTAGAGAGAACTTTAGAATATGAATATGCCAAACCTTTTACAGGTAAAGAGTTTAAAATTAACGAATACGATTGGAGCCAGCATGCACGTAAACCTCAAGAACAACCAAGTTTAGAATAA
- a CDS encoding rod shape-determining protein MreB — protein MGFFDFLTEEIAIDLGTANTLIIHMDKVVVDSPSIVARDRISGKIIAVGKEANMMQGKTHENIKTIRPLKDGVIADFDASEKMINMFIKNIPALKKKWFPPALRMVICIPSGITEVEMRAVKESAERVNGKEVYLIHEPMAAAIGIGLDIMQPKGNMIVDIGGGTTEIAVIALGGIVCDKSVKIAGDVFTNDIIYYMRTQHNLYVGEATAENIKIEIGSATEDLQTPPDEKSVQGRDLLTGKPKQVQISYREIAKALDKSILRVEDAVMETLSQTPPELAADIYNTGIYLAGGGSMLRGLDRRLSQKTDLPVYIAEDPLRAVVRGTGIALKNLERYKSILIK, from the coding sequence ATGGGATTTTTTGATTTCTTGACTGAGGAAATCGCTATCGACCTAGGTACTGCGAACACCCTCATCATTCATATGGACAAGGTCGTTGTCGACAGTCCGTCTATTGTTGCCCGGGATCGTATTTCCGGTAAAATTATCGCTGTTGGCAAAGAAGCCAACATGATGCAGGGTAAAACCCACGAAAACATCAAAACGATCAGACCTCTAAAAGATGGTGTAATCGCAGATTTCGATGCATCGGAAAAGATGATCAACATGTTCATCAAAAATATTCCGGCCTTAAAGAAAAAATGGTTCCCACCTGCTTTACGAATGGTGATCTGTATTCCATCAGGTATTACCGAAGTGGAAATGCGTGCCGTTAAAGAATCTGCAGAGCGTGTAAATGGTAAAGAAGTCTATCTAATTCACGAACCCATGGCGGCCGCTATTGGTATCGGACTCGACATCATGCAGCCAAAAGGTAATATGATCGTCGATATAGGTGGTGGTACTACCGAGATTGCGGTTATCGCTTTGGGAGGTATTGTTTGCGACAAATCGGTGAAAATTGCAGGTGATGTATTCACCAACGATATTATTTATTACATGCGCACACAGCACAACCTTTATGTGGGTGAAGCTACAGCTGAAAATATCAAAATAGAAATAGGTTCGGCCACCGAAGACTTACAGACACCACCGGACGAAAAGTCGGTTCAAGGTCGTGATTTGCTTACAGGCAAGCCGAAGCAAGTACAGATTTCATATCGTGAAATCGCCAAGGCTTTGGACAAATCGATTCTTCGTGTGGAAGATGCGGTTATGGAAACTCTTTCTCAAACCCCACCAGAATTGGCTGCCGACATATATAATACCGGTATCTATTTAGCAGGTGGTGGTTCTATGCTGCGTGGTTTGGACAGGAGATTGTCTCAAAAAACGGACTTGCCAGTGTACATTGCGGAAGACCCCTTACGTGCGGTTGTTCGAGGTACGGGTATCGCTTTGAAAAACCTTGAACGCTACAAAAGCATCCTTATCAAATAA
- a CDS encoding phosphoribosylaminoimidazolecarboxamide formyltransferase/IMP cyclohydrolase, which yields MSTKKATSALISVFHKDGLEPIVRKFDELGITIYSTGGTEKFIKELGIEVVPVEDVTSYPSILGGRVKTLHPKVFGGILNRQDNENDVDQLKEFDIPQLDIVIVDLYPFEKTVASGASEQDIIEKIDIGGISLIRAAAKNYKDVLCVSSMEDYSDFLEVISKDNGNTTLEDRKQFAAKAFDVSSHYDSAIFNYFNQDEKPVLKISETNGKELRYGENPHQKGYFYGDFEAIFDKLHGKELSYNNLLDVDAAVNLMTEFKGNAPTFAILKHNNACGLAQRDTIHQAYVDALAGDPVSAFGGILISNVEIDKATAEEIHQLFCEVVIAPSYSSDALEILKGKKNRIILVQNDIELPNKQVRTCLNGLLVQEKDNRTDSIEDLQYATEKQPTQSELDDLIFASKLCKHTKSNTIVLAKNKQLCASGTGQTSRVDALNQAIHKANHFNFDLNGAVMASDAFFPFPDCVEISHKNGISSVIQPGGSIKDQLSIDYCNENNVSMVMTGTRHFKH from the coding sequence ATGAGCACTAAAAAAGCTACTTCCGCCTTAATTTCAGTATTTCATAAAGATGGTCTCGAACCCATCGTTAGAAAGTTCGATGAACTTGGTATCACTATCTATTCTACCGGAGGAACCGAAAAATTCATAAAAGAACTTGGCATTGAGGTAGTGCCCGTTGAAGATGTAACGAGCTATCCATCAATATTGGGCGGTCGGGTAAAAACTTTGCACCCCAAGGTTTTTGGCGGTATTTTAAACCGTCAAGACAATGAGAACGATGTTGATCAACTAAAGGAGTTCGACATTCCCCAACTCGATATTGTTATCGTAGACCTATACCCTTTTGAAAAAACCGTTGCCAGTGGTGCTTCGGAACAAGATATTATCGAAAAAATCGATATCGGAGGTATTTCATTGATTCGTGCAGCTGCAAAAAATTATAAAGATGTTCTTTGCGTTTCTTCTATGGAAGACTATAGTGATTTTCTTGAAGTAATATCAAAAGACAATGGAAATACGACTCTAGAAGATCGAAAGCAATTTGCTGCAAAGGCCTTTGATGTTTCTTCTCACTACGATTCAGCCATCTTCAACTATTTTAATCAAGATGAAAAGCCTGTTCTGAAAATTAGTGAAACCAACGGAAAAGAGCTTCGTTATGGAGAAAACCCACATCAGAAAGGGTATTTCTATGGCGATTTTGAAGCAATATTCGACAAACTTCACGGCAAAGAACTATCGTACAATAATCTATTGGATGTTGACGCGGCGGTCAACCTGATGACCGAATTTAAGGGCAACGCCCCTACCTTTGCCATTCTTAAACACAACAACGCCTGTGGTCTTGCCCAAAGAGACACTATTCACCAAGCTTATGTTGATGCCTTGGCAGGTGATCCGGTTTCCGCCTTTGGTGGCATATTGATCAGTAACGTAGAAATTGATAAAGCTACAGCCGAAGAAATTCATCAATTGTTTTGTGAAGTTGTCATAGCGCCAAGTTATTCCTCAGATGCCCTTGAAATTTTAAAGGGTAAAAAGAACCGTATCATTTTAGTACAAAACGACATTGAATTGCCGAACAAACAGGTAAGAACCTGTCTCAATGGCCTGCTGGTTCAAGAGAAAGACAATAGAACCGATAGTATCGAAGATTTGCAATACGCTACAGAAAAACAACCCACCCAAAGCGAACTTGACGACCTTATTTTTGCTTCGAAACTTTGTAAACACACAAAATCGAACACCATCGTACTGGCAAAAAACAAACAGTTGTGTGCGAGCGGCACCGGACAGACTTCTCGTGTAGACGCCCTAAATCAAGCGATTCACAAGGCAAACCACTTTAATTTCGATTTAAATGGAGCCGTTATGGCGAGCGATGCTTTCTTCCCTTTTCCAGATTGTGTAGAAATTTCGCATAAAAACGGTATTTCTAGCGTTATACAGCCGGGCGGGTCTATTAAAGACCAATTAAGCATCGATTATTGTAATGAGAATAATGTGTCAATGGTGATGACGGGAACCCGTCATTTCAAGCACTAA
- a CDS encoding rod shape determining protein RodA, protein MSGKSVLKRVDWLAVLFYLLLVAIGWLNIYSSTFSESDSSIFDFGTLHGKQLFFIGASLASIVILLALEANFYERFSSLLYLISMVLLLGLFVFGKTIAGATSWYNLGFFNLQPSELAKVATALALAKYLSDIQTDIKRRKDQLYAFSIILIPAILIIPQPDPGSALVFFSLSFVIFREGLPLYYLGIALMAILIFITTLMFGTIWIVIFIALMIILFFLLKKKKFRVPVLPLTAGVIVAILFSLSVDFVFNNVFEQRHRDRFSLWLRLEKDPTKLEQIRKTIGYNTYQSEKAIESGGFFGKGFLEGTRTKGDFVPEQHTDYIFSTVGEEWGFIGTSTVVILFTLLLLRLVFLAERQKTDFSRMYGYGVVSILLIHYFINIGMVIGVLPTIGIPLPFFSYGGSGLLFFTALLFVFLKLDANRLKEGI, encoded by the coding sequence ATGTCGGGTAAAAGTGTTCTTAAAAGGGTTGATTGGCTAGCCGTTCTTTTCTATCTTCTTCTAGTCGCCATTGGGTGGCTTAATATATATTCGAGTACATTTTCAGAATCTGACTCTTCCATTTTCGACTTTGGAACACTACACGGTAAACAGTTATTTTTTATTGGCGCCAGTTTAGCTTCAATTGTAATACTACTTGCACTTGAAGCCAATTTCTATGAGCGATTTTCCAGTTTGTTGTATCTCATTAGTATGGTATTGCTCTTGGGTCTTTTTGTATTCGGAAAAACTATTGCCGGGGCCACCTCATGGTATAACCTTGGTTTTTTCAACCTACAACCATCAGAGCTCGCAAAAGTCGCCACGGCTCTTGCACTCGCCAAATACTTAAGTGATATTCAGACCGATATTAAAAGACGAAAAGACCAACTTTACGCTTTTAGTATAATTTTGATTCCGGCAATTTTAATTATACCCCAGCCCGACCCAGGTAGCGCCTTGGTATTCTTTTCTTTATCATTTGTGATTTTTAGGGAAGGACTTCCTTTATACTATCTCGGCATAGCCCTAATGGCCATTTTAATTTTTATAACAACATTAATGTTCGGTACTATTTGGATAGTGATCTTTATAGCCTTAATGATTATTCTGTTCTTTTTATTAAAGAAAAAAAAATTCAGGGTTCCGGTATTACCTCTAACGGCAGGGGTAATTGTTGCAATTCTCTTTTCGCTATCGGTAGATTTTGTTTTCAATAATGTGTTCGAGCAAAGACATAGAGACCGATTCAGCCTATGGTTGCGACTGGAAAAAGACCCCACCAAGTTAGAACAGATTAGAAAAACAATTGGTTACAATACGTACCAGTCTGAAAAAGCCATTGAATCAGGCGGGTTTTTCGGAAAGGGTTTTCTTGAAGGTACACGCACCAAGGGCGATTTCGTACCCGAACAACATACTGACTACATTTTCAGCACCGTTGGTGAGGAATGGGGCTTTATTGGCACCTCTACGGTTGTCATTCTCTTTACTCTTTTACTGCTTAGGCTGGTTTTTCTAGCAGAACGGCAAAAGACTGATTTTAGTCGCATGTATGGCTACGGAGTAGTATCTATACTACTCATTCATTATTTCATAAATATAGGCATGGTCATCGGTGTGCTACCGACCATCGGTATACCATTGCCATTTTTTAGCTATGGCGGTTCAGGCTTATTGTTTTTTACCGCACTACTGTTCGTATTCTTAAAACTAGATGCCAATAGGCTTAAAGAAGGTATTTAA
- a CDS encoding rod shape-determining protein MreD, whose protein sequence is MISNYYFLNVIRFTLLVLVQVLIFNRLNFFGFINPMVYILFLYWYPIKENRAAFIGLGFLLGLAIDFFSDTMAIHAASTITIAYIRPAIMRFVFGVNFEFQSFKLSNSTQVQQITFLTLLIIVHHLVFFMLEIFSLANFLLVLKKVLATGAATLILCLLFGSLFSVRKD, encoded by the coding sequence ATGATAAGTAACTACTATTTCTTAAATGTAATCAGGTTCACCTTGCTCGTGTTGGTACAGGTTCTCATTTTCAATAGGCTGAATTTTTTCGGGTTTATCAATCCGATGGTCTATATTCTTTTTCTTTACTGGTACCCGATCAAAGAAAATCGGGCTGCCTTTATAGGCTTAGGCTTTCTTTTGGGTCTTGCCATCGATTTCTTTTCCGACACCATGGCCATTCATGCAGCCTCCACCATTACTATTGCCTATATAAGGCCGGCCATTATGAGATTTGTTTTCGGTGTTAACTTCGAATTTCAAAGTTTTAAACTAAGTAACAGCACTCAAGTACAACAAATTACGTTTTTAACGTTATTGATAATAGTACATCATCTTGTATTCTTTATGCTGGAAATTTTCAGTTTGGCCAATTTCCTCTTAGTTTTGAAGAAAGTTCTGGCCACAGGGGCGGCTACACTTATACTTTGTCTACTTTTCGGATCACTTTTCAGCGTACGGAAAGATTAA
- a CDS encoding peptide-methionine (R)-S-oxide reductase produces MLTWKDIINFSVKGNPEPDKRVEKTEAEWREVLTPEQFYITRQKGTEPAHTGALCSAHEAGKYNCICCDTPLFDSTIKFESGTGWPSFTQPIEENAIKYERDTNFGMVRVEVMCNTCDAHLGHVFPDGPEPSGLRYCVNSDSLQLQKEKLRHEQ; encoded by the coding sequence ATGTTAACTTGGAAAGACATTATTAATTTTAGTGTAAAAGGAAACCCAGAGCCCGATAAAAGAGTTGAAAAAACTGAGGCGGAATGGCGTGAAGTTTTGACACCTGAACAGTTTTATATTACTAGACAAAAGGGTACTGAACCTGCACATACCGGGGCCTTATGTAGTGCTCATGAAGCAGGAAAGTATAACTGCATTTGTTGCGACACACCCCTATTCGATTCAACTATCAAATTCGAATCGGGTACAGGCTGGCCCAGTTTCACCCAACCTATCGAAGAAAATGCCATCAAATATGAACGAGATACTAACTTTGGCATGGTACGAGTTGAGGTAATGTGCAATACTTGTGACGCTCATTTAGGCCATGTTTTCCCAGACGGACCGGAACCAAGTGGCCTTCGGTACTGTGTAAATTCAGATTCATTGCAACTACAAAAAGAAAAATTAAGGCATGAACAATAA